From the Misgurnus anguillicaudatus chromosome 17, ASM2758022v2, whole genome shotgun sequence genome, one window contains:
- the med14 gene encoding mediator of RNA polymerase II transcription subunit 14 isoform X1, whose product MAPVQIGSDGQLVPAGGPTSAPQPPPGAPATQGVRLSLLIEFLLQRTYHEITLLAELLPRKTDMERKIEIVQFASRTRQLFVRLLALVKWASNAGKVEKCAMISSFLDQQAYLFVDTADRLASLARDALVHARLPSFAIPFAIDVLTTGTYPRLPTCIRDKIIPPDPITKAEKQTTLNQLNQILRHRLVTTDLPPQLANLTVANGRVKFRVEGEFEATLTVMGDDPDIPWRLLKLEILVEDKETGDGRSLVHSMQVNYIHELVQSRLFGDDKPLQDMYNCLHSFCLSLQLEVLHSQTLMLVRERWGDLVQVERYIPAKCLTLSVWNQQVLGRKTGTASVHKVTIRIDETDGSKPLQISHEPPLPACDSRLMERAMKIDHLSVEKLLIDSVHARSHQKLQELKAILKTSNPSDNSFIETALPTLVIPILEPCGRSECLHIFVDLHSGMFQPMLYGLDQSVIDDIEKNINDDMKRIITWLQQLKFWLGEQRCRQSVKHLPTVCTDTLHLSNLTDHPVGNLSKHRLFIRLTRLPQYYIVVEMFDVASSPTELQYKYYFLSVSQVEGEDGLPCALLLQQFKPNLEELVQDISSGRINRPGAKRKLSGEQNAVEPKKPKRSGEMCAFNKELAHLVAMCDTNMPLIGLRCELSNMEIPHQGVQVEGDGCSHAIRILKIPPCKAVGEETRKALERTLLDCTFRLQGRNNRTWVAELIFASCPLNSTSSKDQASTRHVYLTYENPLSEPVGGRKVVEMFLNDWNSISQLYQCVMEFSRSVPDMPSYLSLFSEIRLYNYRKLVLCYGSTKGSSVTIQYNSVTQRYHLSLGTVGPNSGCSNCHNIILHQLQEMFNKTPNVVQLLQVLSDTQAPLNAINKLPTVPMLGLTQRTNTAYQCFSILPQSPTHIRLAFRNMYCIDIYCRSRGVVAIRDGAYSLFDNTKIVEGFYPAPGLKTFLNMFVDSNQDARRRSVNEDDNPPSPISMEDTFMPHTQTQPPGRGVYPPLTSPPNPYHVPPSPSMMATQSPGNIHAANSPSGALRAPSPFGPTPSPSSLGISMGQTSNFASPHGTLDPSSPYTMVSASPRVGTWPLSPQVSGPSPGARIPGMSPGNPSLHSPIPDASHSPRAGTSSQAMPTNMPPPRKLPQRSWAASIPTILTHSKLHVLLLPSPMPCPVPGLAGSYLCSPLERFLGSVIMRRHLQRIIQLEPNLTIVNSNEPGVIMFKTEVLKCRVALNPKSYQTLQLKVTPENTGPWSQEELQVLEKFFETRVAGPPFKYNTLNAFTKLLGAPTNILRDCVRIMKLELFPDQAAQLNWNVQFCLTIPPSAPPIAPPGTIAVVLKTKMLFFLQLTQRLPVPQESINIIVPIVYDMATGLTQQADIPRQHSSSGAAALMVSSILRRFNEHHPPRAGECTIFAAVHELMANLTLNPGGRP is encoded by the exons ATGGCTCCGGTTCAGATCGGTTCGGACGGGCAGCTGGTGCCCGCCGGGGGTCCGACTTCAGCCCCACAGCCCCCGCCAGGAGCTCCGGCTACTCAAGGGGTCCGACTCAGCCTACTGATCGAATTTTTACTGCAGCGGACCTATCATGAGATCACTCTGCTAGCTGAGCT acTCCCTCGAAAAACAGATATGGAACG GAAAATTGAAATCGTTCAGTTTGCCAGTCGGACACGACAGCTCTTTGTACGCCTGCTTGCTCTCGTGAAATGGGCAAGTAATGCTGGGAAGGTTGAGAAATG TGCGATGATTTCTTCATTTCTGGATCAACAAGCATACTTGTTTGTTGATACAGCTGACCGACTCGCATCACTGGCCAGGGATGCTTTGGTACACGCTCGCTTGCCAAGCTTTGCCATCCCGTTTGCCATAGATGTATTGACCACGGGTACTTATCCACGGCTACCCACTTGTATTCGG GACAAAATTATTCCTCCAGACCCTATAACCAAAGCAGAGAAGCAGACGACACTAAACCAACTGAATCAGATCTTACGGCATCGACTAGTCACCACTGATTTGCCTCCACAGCTGGCAAACTTAACTGTGG CTAATGGACGTGTGAAGTTTCGAGTTGAAGGGGAATTTGAGGCCACGCTTACAGTGATGGGAGATGATCCTGATATTCCCTGGAGATTGCTGAAACTGGAGATACTTGTGGAAGACAAAGAGACTGGAG ATGGACGGTCGTTGGTGCACAGCATGCAGGTCAATTATATCCACGAACTGGTACAGTCCCGCTTGTTTGGAGATGACAAGCCTCTTCAGGACATGTACAACTGCCTTC ACTCATTTTGCTTGTCGCTGCAGCTCGAAGTGTTGCATTCACAGACTCTGATGTTAGTCAGAGAGCGATGGGGTGATCTAGTGCAGGTGGAGCGATACATCCCTGCCAAGTGCCTCACGTTGTCCGTCTGGAA TCAACAGGTTCTGGGTAGAAAGACTGGCACGGCATCGGTGCACAAGGTCACCATCAGAATCGATGAAACTGATGGTTCCAAGCCATTACAGATCTCCCATGAGCCTCCACTGCCTGCCTGTGATTCCAGGTTAATGGAAAGAGCCATGA AGATTGATCATCTCTCAGTGGAAAAGCTTTTGATTGACAGCGTGCATGCTCGCTCACATCAGAAACTGCAGGAACtcaaagccatcctgaaaaccAGCAATCCCAGTGATAACT CATTCATAGAGACTGCCTTACCCACACTGGTCATTCCAATACTGGAGCCCTGTGGCCGATCCGAGTGCCTCCACATATTTGTCGATTTGCATTCGGGCATGTTTCAGCCAATGCTTTACGGACTC GATCAGTCTGTGATAGACGACATTGAGAAGAACATCAACGATGACATGAAGCGTATCATCACATGGTTACAGCAGCTGAA GTTCTGGCTGGGAGAGCAGAGGTGTCGACAGTCTGTGAAACATCTTCCCACTGTGTGCACAGACACTCTCCATCTGTCTAATTTAACCGATCACCCTGTGGGCAACCTGTCAAAACATCGCCTTTTCATCAGACTCACACGCCTACCACAATATTATATT GTGGTGGAGATGTTTGATGTGGCCAGTAGTCCGACAGAGCTACAGTATAAGTACTACTTCCTGTCTGTGAGTCAGGTAGAGGGAGAGGACGGCCTGCCCTGTGCTCTGCTGCTACAGCAGTTTAAACCCAACCTGGAGGAACTCGTGCAAGACATTTCCTCTGGTCGAATAAATCGGCCTGGGGCCAAGAGAAAG TTGTCAGGAGAGCAAAATGCTGTTGAACCGAAAAAGCCTAAGAGGTCAGGAGAGATGTGTGCCTTTAATAAGGAGCTGGCCCACCTGGTGGCCATGTGTGACACCAACATGCCCCTTATTGGACTACGTTGTGAG TTGTCCAATATGGAGATTCCTCACCAAGGTGTTCAGGTGGAGGGAGATGGTTGTAGCCATGCCATTCGTATTCTAAA AATTCCACCTTGTAAGGCAGTGGGTGAGGAAACAAGAAAGGCTCTAGAACGCACCCTGCTCGACTGCACGTTTCGGCTGCAGGGCCGAAATAATCGCACTTGGGTGGCTGAATTGATTTTTGCCAGTTGTCCTCTTAACAGCACATCTAGCAAAGATCAAG CTTCCACGCGGCATGTCTACCTGACGTATGAGAATCCCCTATCGGAGCCGGTTGGTGGCAGGAAGGTGGTGGAGATGTTCTTAAACGACTGGAACAGCATTAGTCAACTTTATCAATGTGTGATGGAATTCTCACGCTCCGTACCTG ATATGCCATCGTATTTAAGCTTGTTCTCAGAGATACGACTTTATAATTATCGGAAGCTGGTTCTGTGTTACGGCAGCACAAAAGGCAGCTCG GTGACAATACAATATAACTCTGTAACCCAGCGATACCATCTATCCCTGGGGACTGTGGGGCCAAATTCAGGCTGTAGCAACTGTCACAACATTATTCTTCACCAACTTCAAGAGATGTTCAACAAGACACCCAATGTAGTACAACTTCTACAG GTGCTTTCAGATACTCAAGCTCCTCTGAACGCCATCAACAAGCTGCCCACAGTGCCCATGTTGGGCCTCACCCAAAGGACTAACACAGCTTACCAATGCTTCTCCATCCTGCCTCAGTCACCCACCCATATCCGTCTGGCCTTCCGCAACATGTACTGCATTGACATATACTGCCGCAGCAGAGGTGTGGTGGCCATCCGTGACGGGGCCTACAGTCTCTTTGACAACACCAAGATAGTTGAAGGATTCTATCCTGCCCCTGGACTGAAG ACGTTCTTGAACATGTTTGTGGACAGTAACCAGGATGCCCGAAGGCGCTCGGTCAATGAAGATGACAACCCTCCCTCCCCCATAAGTATGGAAGACACCTTCATGCCCCACACACAGACGCAGCCTCCAGGCAGAGGGGTGTACCCGCCCCTCACCTCTCCCCCTAACCCGTACCATGTGCCTCCCTCACCATCCATGATGGCGACACAATCTCCAG GGAACATCCACGCAGCCAATTCCCCTAGCGGAGCTCTGCGGGCCCCTTCTCCATTCGGGCCAACCCCTTCTCCCTCTTCCCTGGGCATTTCTATGGGGCAGACCTCCAACTTTGCCAGCCCGCATG GAACTCTTGATCCTAGTTCGCCATACACCATGGTGTCCGCCAGCCCGAGGGTTGGGACCTGGCCGTTGTCCCCGCAGGTTTCTGGACCCTCTCCTGGGGCACGGATACCCGGCATGTCACCAGGCAACCCTTCTTTGCACTCACCCATTCCAGATGCATCCCACTCTCCTCGAGCTGGAACCA GTTCCCAGGCCATGCCAACCAATATGCCCCCTCCCCGTAAACTGCCCCAGCGTTCATGGGCCGCCTCCATTCCCACCATCCTCACCCACAGCAAACTGCACGTGCTGCTTCTGCCTTCACCCATGCCGTGTCCAGTGCCAGGGCTGGCGGGCAGCTACCTCTGCTCACCCCTGGAGCGCTTCCTAGGCTCTGTCATCATGAGACGCCACCTACAGAGAATCATCCAGTTGGAACCCAAT CTCACCATTGTTAACTCCAACGAGCCAGGAGTGATCATGTTTAAAACAGAAGTGCTTAAGTGTAGGGTGGCTTTAAACCCCAAATCCTACCAGACGTTGCAACTGAAGGTCACGCCAGAAAACACTGGACCTTGGTCACAGGAGGAGCTGCAAGTTTTGGAAAAGTTCTTCGAAACCAGG GTTGCTGGACCTCCTTTTAAATACAACACACTAAACGCCTTCACAAAGCTGTTAGGGGCTCCAACCAATATTCTCAGAGACTGTGTTCGAATTATGAAACTGGAGTTG TTCCCAGACCAAGCGGCACAGCTGAATTGGAATGTGCAGTTCTGTCTAACTATCCCACCCAGCGCTCCACCCATTGCCCCACCAGGAACCATCGCTGTTGTGCTCAAAACCAAAATGCTTTTCTTT CTCCAGTTGACCCAGAGGCTTCCGGTACCCCAGGAGTCCATCAACATCATAGTTCCCATTGTTTATGATATGGCAACTGGATTGACCCAGCAGGCCGATATTCCACGCCAGCACAGCTCATCTGGGGCCGCGGCCCTCATGGTCAGCTCCATTCTCAGGAGATTCAATGAGCACCATCCTCCACGAGCAG GGGAGTGCACAATATTTGCAGCGGTTCATGAACTCATGGCTAATCTCACACTGAACCCTGGTGGACGACCATAA
- the med14 gene encoding mediator of RNA polymerase II transcription subunit 14 isoform X2 has product MAPVQIGSDGQLVPAGGPTSAPQPPPGAPATQGVRLSLLIEFLLQRTYHEITLLAELLPRKTDMERKIEIVQFASRTRQLFVRLLALVKWASNAGKVEKCAMISSFLDQQAYLFVDTADRLASLARDALVHARLPSFAIPFAIDVLTTGTYPRLPTCIRDKIIPPDPITKAEKQTTLNQLNQILRHRLVTTDLPPQLANLTVANGRVKFRVEGEFEATLTVMGDDPDIPWRLLKLEILVEDKETGDGRSLVHSMQVNYIHELVQSRLFGDDKPLQDMYNCLHSFCLSLQLEVLHSQTLMLVRERWGDLVQVERYIPAKCLTLSVWNQQVLGRKTGTASVHKVTIRIDETDGSKPLQISHEPPLPACDSRLMERAMKIDHLSVEKLLIDSVHARSHQKLQELKAILKTSNPSDNSFIETALPTLVIPILEPCGRSECLHIFVDLHSGMFQPMLYGLDQSVIDDIEKNINDDMKRIITWLQQLKFWLGEQRCRQSVKHLPTVCTDTLHLSNLTDHPVGNLSKHRLFIRLTRLPQYYIVVEMFDVASSPTELQYKYYFLSVSQVEGEDGLPCALLLQQFKPNLEELVQDISSGRINRPGAKRKLSGEQNAVEPKKPKRSGEMCAFNKELAHLVAMCDTNMPLIGLRCELSNMEIPHQGVQVEGDGCSHAIRILKIPPCKAVGEETRKALERTLLDCTFRLQGRNNRTWVAELIFASCPLNSTSSKDQASTRHVYLTYENPLSEPVGGRKVVEMFLNDWNSISQLYQCVMEFSRSVPDMPSYLSLFSEIRLYNYRKLVLCYGSTKGSSVTIQYNSVTQRYHLSLGTVGPNSGCSNCHNIILHQLQEMFNKTPNVVQLLQVLSDTQAPLNAINKLPTVPMLGLTQRTNTAYQCFSILPQSPTHIRLAFRNMYCIDIYCRSRGVVAIRDGAYSLFDNTKIVEGFYPAPGLKTFLNMFVDSNQDARRRSVNEDDNPPSPISMEDTFMPHTQTQPPGRGVYPPLTSPPNPYHVPPSPSMMATQSPGTLDPSSPYTMVSASPRVGTWPLSPQVSGPSPGARIPGMSPGNPSLHSPIPDASHSPRAGTSSQAMPTNMPPPRKLPQRSWAASIPTILTHSKLHVLLLPSPMPCPVPGLAGSYLCSPLERFLGSVIMRRHLQRIIQLEPNLTIVNSNEPGVIMFKTEVLKCRVALNPKSYQTLQLKVTPENTGPWSQEELQVLEKFFETRVAGPPFKYNTLNAFTKLLGAPTNILRDCVRIMKLELFPDQAAQLNWNVQFCLTIPPSAPPIAPPGTIAVVLKTKMLFFLQLTQRLPVPQESINIIVPIVYDMATGLTQQADIPRQHSSSGAAALMVSSILRRFNEHHPPRAGECTIFAAVHELMANLTLNPGGRP; this is encoded by the exons ATGGCTCCGGTTCAGATCGGTTCGGACGGGCAGCTGGTGCCCGCCGGGGGTCCGACTTCAGCCCCACAGCCCCCGCCAGGAGCTCCGGCTACTCAAGGGGTCCGACTCAGCCTACTGATCGAATTTTTACTGCAGCGGACCTATCATGAGATCACTCTGCTAGCTGAGCT acTCCCTCGAAAAACAGATATGGAACG GAAAATTGAAATCGTTCAGTTTGCCAGTCGGACACGACAGCTCTTTGTACGCCTGCTTGCTCTCGTGAAATGGGCAAGTAATGCTGGGAAGGTTGAGAAATG TGCGATGATTTCTTCATTTCTGGATCAACAAGCATACTTGTTTGTTGATACAGCTGACCGACTCGCATCACTGGCCAGGGATGCTTTGGTACACGCTCGCTTGCCAAGCTTTGCCATCCCGTTTGCCATAGATGTATTGACCACGGGTACTTATCCACGGCTACCCACTTGTATTCGG GACAAAATTATTCCTCCAGACCCTATAACCAAAGCAGAGAAGCAGACGACACTAAACCAACTGAATCAGATCTTACGGCATCGACTAGTCACCACTGATTTGCCTCCACAGCTGGCAAACTTAACTGTGG CTAATGGACGTGTGAAGTTTCGAGTTGAAGGGGAATTTGAGGCCACGCTTACAGTGATGGGAGATGATCCTGATATTCCCTGGAGATTGCTGAAACTGGAGATACTTGTGGAAGACAAAGAGACTGGAG ATGGACGGTCGTTGGTGCACAGCATGCAGGTCAATTATATCCACGAACTGGTACAGTCCCGCTTGTTTGGAGATGACAAGCCTCTTCAGGACATGTACAACTGCCTTC ACTCATTTTGCTTGTCGCTGCAGCTCGAAGTGTTGCATTCACAGACTCTGATGTTAGTCAGAGAGCGATGGGGTGATCTAGTGCAGGTGGAGCGATACATCCCTGCCAAGTGCCTCACGTTGTCCGTCTGGAA TCAACAGGTTCTGGGTAGAAAGACTGGCACGGCATCGGTGCACAAGGTCACCATCAGAATCGATGAAACTGATGGTTCCAAGCCATTACAGATCTCCCATGAGCCTCCACTGCCTGCCTGTGATTCCAGGTTAATGGAAAGAGCCATGA AGATTGATCATCTCTCAGTGGAAAAGCTTTTGATTGACAGCGTGCATGCTCGCTCACATCAGAAACTGCAGGAACtcaaagccatcctgaaaaccAGCAATCCCAGTGATAACT CATTCATAGAGACTGCCTTACCCACACTGGTCATTCCAATACTGGAGCCCTGTGGCCGATCCGAGTGCCTCCACATATTTGTCGATTTGCATTCGGGCATGTTTCAGCCAATGCTTTACGGACTC GATCAGTCTGTGATAGACGACATTGAGAAGAACATCAACGATGACATGAAGCGTATCATCACATGGTTACAGCAGCTGAA GTTCTGGCTGGGAGAGCAGAGGTGTCGACAGTCTGTGAAACATCTTCCCACTGTGTGCACAGACACTCTCCATCTGTCTAATTTAACCGATCACCCTGTGGGCAACCTGTCAAAACATCGCCTTTTCATCAGACTCACACGCCTACCACAATATTATATT GTGGTGGAGATGTTTGATGTGGCCAGTAGTCCGACAGAGCTACAGTATAAGTACTACTTCCTGTCTGTGAGTCAGGTAGAGGGAGAGGACGGCCTGCCCTGTGCTCTGCTGCTACAGCAGTTTAAACCCAACCTGGAGGAACTCGTGCAAGACATTTCCTCTGGTCGAATAAATCGGCCTGGGGCCAAGAGAAAG TTGTCAGGAGAGCAAAATGCTGTTGAACCGAAAAAGCCTAAGAGGTCAGGAGAGATGTGTGCCTTTAATAAGGAGCTGGCCCACCTGGTGGCCATGTGTGACACCAACATGCCCCTTATTGGACTACGTTGTGAG TTGTCCAATATGGAGATTCCTCACCAAGGTGTTCAGGTGGAGGGAGATGGTTGTAGCCATGCCATTCGTATTCTAAA AATTCCACCTTGTAAGGCAGTGGGTGAGGAAACAAGAAAGGCTCTAGAACGCACCCTGCTCGACTGCACGTTTCGGCTGCAGGGCCGAAATAATCGCACTTGGGTGGCTGAATTGATTTTTGCCAGTTGTCCTCTTAACAGCACATCTAGCAAAGATCAAG CTTCCACGCGGCATGTCTACCTGACGTATGAGAATCCCCTATCGGAGCCGGTTGGTGGCAGGAAGGTGGTGGAGATGTTCTTAAACGACTGGAACAGCATTAGTCAACTTTATCAATGTGTGATGGAATTCTCACGCTCCGTACCTG ATATGCCATCGTATTTAAGCTTGTTCTCAGAGATACGACTTTATAATTATCGGAAGCTGGTTCTGTGTTACGGCAGCACAAAAGGCAGCTCG GTGACAATACAATATAACTCTGTAACCCAGCGATACCATCTATCCCTGGGGACTGTGGGGCCAAATTCAGGCTGTAGCAACTGTCACAACATTATTCTTCACCAACTTCAAGAGATGTTCAACAAGACACCCAATGTAGTACAACTTCTACAG GTGCTTTCAGATACTCAAGCTCCTCTGAACGCCATCAACAAGCTGCCCACAGTGCCCATGTTGGGCCTCACCCAAAGGACTAACACAGCTTACCAATGCTTCTCCATCCTGCCTCAGTCACCCACCCATATCCGTCTGGCCTTCCGCAACATGTACTGCATTGACATATACTGCCGCAGCAGAGGTGTGGTGGCCATCCGTGACGGGGCCTACAGTCTCTTTGACAACACCAAGATAGTTGAAGGATTCTATCCTGCCCCTGGACTGAAG ACGTTCTTGAACATGTTTGTGGACAGTAACCAGGATGCCCGAAGGCGCTCGGTCAATGAAGATGACAACCCTCCCTCCCCCATAAGTATGGAAGACACCTTCATGCCCCACACACAGACGCAGCCTCCAGGCAGAGGGGTGTACCCGCCCCTCACCTCTCCCCCTAACCCGTACCATGTGCCTCCCTCACCATCCATGATGGCGACACAATCTCCAG GAACTCTTGATCCTAGTTCGCCATACACCATGGTGTCCGCCAGCCCGAGGGTTGGGACCTGGCCGTTGTCCCCGCAGGTTTCTGGACCCTCTCCTGGGGCACGGATACCCGGCATGTCACCAGGCAACCCTTCTTTGCACTCACCCATTCCAGATGCATCCCACTCTCCTCGAGCTGGAACCA GTTCCCAGGCCATGCCAACCAATATGCCCCCTCCCCGTAAACTGCCCCAGCGTTCATGGGCCGCCTCCATTCCCACCATCCTCACCCACAGCAAACTGCACGTGCTGCTTCTGCCTTCACCCATGCCGTGTCCAGTGCCAGGGCTGGCGGGCAGCTACCTCTGCTCACCCCTGGAGCGCTTCCTAGGCTCTGTCATCATGAGACGCCACCTACAGAGAATCATCCAGTTGGAACCCAAT CTCACCATTGTTAACTCCAACGAGCCAGGAGTGATCATGTTTAAAACAGAAGTGCTTAAGTGTAGGGTGGCTTTAAACCCCAAATCCTACCAGACGTTGCAACTGAAGGTCACGCCAGAAAACACTGGACCTTGGTCACAGGAGGAGCTGCAAGTTTTGGAAAAGTTCTTCGAAACCAGG GTTGCTGGACCTCCTTTTAAATACAACACACTAAACGCCTTCACAAAGCTGTTAGGGGCTCCAACCAATATTCTCAGAGACTGTGTTCGAATTATGAAACTGGAGTTG TTCCCAGACCAAGCGGCACAGCTGAATTGGAATGTGCAGTTCTGTCTAACTATCCCACCCAGCGCTCCACCCATTGCCCCACCAGGAACCATCGCTGTTGTGCTCAAAACCAAAATGCTTTTCTTT CTCCAGTTGACCCAGAGGCTTCCGGTACCCCAGGAGTCCATCAACATCATAGTTCCCATTGTTTATGATATGGCAACTGGATTGACCCAGCAGGCCGATATTCCACGCCAGCACAGCTCATCTGGGGCCGCGGCCCTCATGGTCAGCTCCATTCTCAGGAGATTCAATGAGCACCATCCTCCACGAGCAG GGGAGTGCACAATATTTGCAGCGGTTCATGAACTCATGGCTAATCTCACACTGAACCCTGGTGGACGACCATAA
- the grtp1b gene encoding growth hormone-regulated TBC protein 1b: MENHFNDESTSSSYSTCKRIDQYGFERSEDFNHQERMSEYEAFLNKRSKKWSKLLQGTVNVEKNLKVKRYVRKGVPCEHRAQIWMAASGAQDQMGRNPGYYHSLLKAQHDPKVEEAIRADMHRTFPDNIQFRDSSHPCLQRALFNVLLAYGHHNKDVGYCQGMNFVAGYLLLITKDEEKSFWLMDALIGKILPDYYTPSMLGLKVDQEVLGELVRMKVPDVGKVMNQHDAIWTLVVSRWFICLYIDILPIETVLRIWDCLFYEGSKILFRVALTLIHHHQNFISKAQSLQEICERFKQITCGEFVEDCNSFMQKIFMEPGGLSMATITKLREVCRNRIATSA; this comes from the exons ATGGAGAATCACTTTAATGATGAAAGCACGTCCAGTTCTTATAGCACCTGTAAACG GATAGACCAATATGGATTCGAGAGGTCAGAGGACTTTAACCATCAAGAGCGCATGTCTGAGTATGAAGCTTTTCTTAACAAAAGATCAAAAAAGTGGTCTAAACTTTTGCAGGGCACTGTCAATGTGGAGAAGAATCTGAAAG TAAAGAGATATGTGAGGAAGGGAGTACCGTGTGAACATCGGGCTCAGATCTGGATGGCAGCTAGTGGAGCCCAGGATCAGATGGGGAGAAATCCTGGTTACTATCATTCTCTATTAAAGGCTCAACATGATCCTAAAGTTGAAGAGGCTATACGTGCtg ATATGCACAGAACCTTTCCGGATAACATTCAGTTCCGTGACTCTTCCCATCCATGTTTACAAAGAGCCCTGTTTAATGTACTACTGGCTTATGGACACCACAATAAGGATGTTGGGTACTGTCAG ggAATGAACTTTGTTGCTGGTTACCTTCTCCTTATCACAAAAGATGAGGAGAAGTCTTTCTGGTTAATGGATGCTTTAATTGGTAAAATCCTACCAG ATTACTACACACCATCTATGTTGGGGCTTAAAGTGGACCAAGAGGTACTTGGGGAGCTTGTCAGAATGAAGGTTCCTGATGTCGGCAAGGTTATGAATCAGCATGATGCAATATGGACCCTGGTGGTCTCAAGATGGTTCATCTGCCTTTACATTGATATCCTTCCTATAGAG ACAGTGCTTAGGATATGGGACTGCCTGTTCTATGAGGGATCCAAGATCTTGTTTCGTGTGGCTTTGACACTAATCCATCACCACCAGAACTTCATTTCAAAGGCACAGAGTCTCCAAGAAATCTGTGAACGCTTCAAACAGATAACCTGTGGGGAGTTTGTGGAGGACTGCAATAGTTTTATGCAG AAAATCTTTATGGAGCCTGGAGGTCTCTCTATGGCAACAATCACTAAACTCAGAGAGGTCTGTAGAAATCGCATTGCTACTTCTGCATAA